TACGTGTTGTTTCTGTACCTATAAAACCACCATAAATTCTTAAATCTTTTTTATTTATTGTATAGTAAACAGTTCTATTAGAGGTATGAGGTTTGTAAATACCAGCTGCCATCCAAATTTCTTCACCTGCAAGTGTATTTGTAATTGCATTGTCTAAATTTGTATAAGCATTTGCCCAGTTACTACCATCGTTATTACCTGTAGCATCAGATTTTACAAAAGTAGGTAGTCCTAAATTTTTAAATACAACTGGATTAGACCATGTAGAAAAGCTACCTGTTCCACAATTTTTTCTAATATATACATTATAAGTTTCTGCTACTGTATTAGAAATAGAAATAGTAGATCCGCCAGAAACACCTGTAGTAATAGTTGCATTTGAAAAAGGTTCTGAGGCTTTATGGTATGCAATATCTACAGTTTGTGTGCCAGAAATTTTTACATCCATATTTGTATTTGTAATGTTAGTCGCAGATAAGTATGAGTTACTTATTTCTTTACAGAAATTATTGTAGTCTCCAATACTATTAATTTCTGCGTCTGTAAGTAATTTTTTATAGACAAGTACGTCATCAATAACATCTTCATATCTGCTATTACTTGGAGCTGCACCGTTTCTTAAATTTCCAACTACAAAAAGATTTCCATTTGCATGCCCGTTGGTTACTTTAAGTTGTCTGTTTTGAAAAGTTCTTGGACGATTATTTTTTGTGTCGTTGCTATCTATAGCACCGTCTACATAAATTTTTATAACATTATTTACACCTTTACTAGTACCAAGATTATCTGATCTATTATAAATTGAAACAACTATATGATGCCAATCACCATCGCTAATTACTGCATTAGAAAGAATACTATGCTTTACTACTGATGTTGCACCATTATAATACGTAAATTGATAACCAGCTTCTACTCTAATTTTACCTTCTTCTAGTCTTATAGAGAGTCCGCCCCAACCAACAGCAGTAACACTTGCTCTTGCACTTTTCTCTAAAATAATTTTTGAGTCGTTAGAGTTTGTTGTTGTTTTTACCCAAAAACTAAGGCTAGTATCTGTTGTAGTATTCGGAAAAGAGAAGTTACTGCTAAAGTTGCTTCCGTTAAGCTGTAATGCACTTGTTGGAGCATTTCCAAAACGATCATTAACTTCTGTAAAAGAAGTGCCTGTATACGTTAAATTATTTCCGTTTACCCCGTCTGTAACTAAATTTCCATTATCAAACCCATATTGAACCATAATATCGGAGGTAGGAAACTGAGCATTCATAAAACCACTAATTAATAGCGATAGCATAAGTATTTTTTTCTTCATAACATTTTTTTAGATTAATGTAAAGTAAAAAAAAGCTATTTGCTTGTAAAGAATATTAAATAGGTTCCGAGTGATTTGTTTTAGTTTCCGAATGTGTTTTTAAGTGAAGAAAATAGCTTCAAATTCTTCTTTGTAACTTTTACTTACTGGGATTTTGATATCATTTTTAAGTTGAATACATTTTTCTTTTTTAGAATACATTTTAATGGCATTACTGTTTATAATCCAAGATCTATGTATTCTTAAAAACTCATTTTCTTCACAAAGTAAATTTTCATAATAACTTAGTTTTTTTGCGGCAACATATTTTTTACCTTTTTCGGTATAAAGTATAGCATACATTCTATCTGCTTCAATGCAAAAAATGTTTTTAAGGTCTAAAATTACATAATCACTTTTATAAGGAATTGCAATTTTTTTTACTTTTTGTCTATTATTTTTTAATAAGTTGAATCGATTATTAACTCCACCAGTAGCTATTAAATTAGATGCTTTTTCTACTGCATTTTGCAACCTTTCTATGTCTATTGGTTTTAACAAGTAGTCTAGGGCCGCAACTTGAAAAGCTTTTATAGCATATTGATCATAGGCAGTGACAAAAATTATTTGAAAGTCAATTTCATCAAAAGCTTCCAATAGATGGAATCCATTTTTTTGAGGCATTTCTATATCTAAAAAAACAAGTTGAGGTTGATGTTCTTTTATAAGAAGAACTCCCTCGTCAACATTTTTTGCTTCAGAAATAATAGATATATTTTTACAAAATTCTGTTATTAAATAGCGTAAATTTTCTCGAGCATTAACTTCATCATCAATTATAATAGCGTTTAATGTGTTCATATTCTTTTGTAAATGGAATTTTTTAATAAGGTTAGTTTACCTATAATTACTTTGATAAAAAGTTTAATGCCTATACCTCTTTTTTAGATTCTTTTAGGGATTGTTTTGGTGAACACTAATATTTTTAATACTACTAAATAATAGTCTAACGGTTTTTACTATTCTTTACTGTAAGGTATTTTTAAAATAACTTTTGTGCCTTCTGTAATATTTTCATACTCAAAACCAATATCTGAATTGTAATATGTTTTTAGTAATGCTAATCTTTCTTTTATTGCCTTGGTAGAGAAAGAAACTTCTTTGTTGTGGTTTTTTTTATTTATTTCTTCAGAAACTTTTATACCAACACCATTGTCTGTAATTATACATTTAAAAACGGTATTTAGAGAAAATTCAATTTTCACTTTTTTGATACCTTCTGTTTTGTGTAATAGCCCATGTTTTAAAGCGTTTTCTATGAATGGTTGAATAATCATTGATGGTATTTTTATATCTTCAATAGAATTTTCTCCTATAATTATATATTCGAAATCTTCTCTAAAACGTAGTTTTTCTAATTCTAAATATTTTTTTAAAAGAGATAATTCTTCATCGAATTCAATAAAACTTTTCTCACTCATGTTTAAATTTTCTCTAATTAATGAGGCAAATTTAGTTAAGTAATTATAGGCTTCATGTTTGTCGCCTTTTAAAACTAAGCTCTGTATAGAATTCATTGCATTAAACATAAAATGCGGATTCATTTGTGCTTTTAATGATTTTAGTTGCAGATGTGCCAACTCACTTTTTTTGCGTTCTTCTAACTCTAGATAAGCCAATTCTAATTCTTGTTTGCTTTTTAGTAACCTTTCTTCACTTTTTTTGTTTAAAACTTTAGAGTAATTGAGGATAACATAGGTACCTGTAAAAACGGCGAGAATTAATCCAGGATTCATCATTTTTTCTGGATACAGATTTGTATCTAATGTAAAAGGAACGTAATAAAGTAGCCAACAAATAAACATAATAGATATGGTAATCCATTTTTTATCAATAAAAACAAGAGCTATCAAAGGAAAAACAAAATAGAAATTTTCCATGAGACGAAGAGGTTCTATAAAGTTTGCAAAAATAAATGTTACAGAAATTAGTGCCAAAATGTAAATTACTCTTGCTAAGGTATAAAGTTGTTTTTTTTGTAAAAAGAATACTAATATTATAGCTAAGAAAGAAAAAAGATGAACTTTTAAACTGTTTAGAAAATTTTGACTAAAAAAAGGATCTAAACTGATAAATAATAAAATAGAAAATCCCCATGTTAAACAGAATGCATTTAATAAACGAATTTTTTTATGTTCTTTTTTGGCATCATTGTAAATACCAATATTTACTATTTTTGAGTAAGTTTTTTTAATTATATTCATCAATAAAAATTTCAATACTTTAAAAGTAATATAAACTTGTTAGAAATAAGTTTTAATGTTTGTTATTAATATTAAGACTTACTCTTAAAACTTTCCAAAAGGTAATTAAAACTTTCCGAAATAATTTATTGTGGTAATTTTATGTCATAAAAAAACGCAATCAAATGAATGATTGCGTTTTAGTTATTTATAGAAAAGATGTTTTTTCTTTTTAGTATAAATCTCAAATCAAGTTTAGAAAACTTTTATGAGATCCCAATGAATAATCACGGATTTCTTTATGAAGATCCCTCTTTCATCGGGATAAGCGATTCATACAATTTTGTTTTACAAAATTGGTTCTCTGCTTATTTTACTTCTTCAAAATCTACATCTTCAACATTGTCTCCCTGAGCATCTGCTTCTGGTTGCGCTTGTTGAGCACCAGCATCAGCTCCTGCAGCTCCTTGTTCAGCAGCATACATTTCTTCTGAGGCAACTTTCCAAGCTTCATTAATCTTTTCCATAGCAGCATCAATTTGTGCTAAATCTTTAGATTCATGAGCAGCTTTTAATTCTACTAAAGCAGCTTCAATTGGTCCTTTTTTATCCGCAGATAATTTGTCTCCAAATTCTTTTAATTGTTTTTCCGTTTGGAAAATCATAGAATCTGCTCCGTTTACTTTTTCTGCAGTTTCTTTAGCAACTTTATCAGCATCAGCATTTGCTTCTGCATCTTTTCTCATTTTTTCAATTTCTTCTTCAGATAAACCAGAAGAAGCTTCAATTCTAATTTCATGAGATTTGTTAGTTCCTTTGTCTAAAGCAGAAACTTTAATAATACCATTTGCATCAATATCAAAAGTTACTTCAATTTGAGGAATTCCTCTTTGTGCTGGTGGTAAACCATCTAAATGGAAACGACCAATAGTATTATTATCTGCCGCCATTGCTCTTTCACCTTGTAAAACGTGAATTTCTACAGATGGTTGATTGTCTACTGCTGTAGAGAATACTTGAGATTTTTTTGTAGGAATGGTTGTGTTTGCATCAATTAATTTTGTGAAAACATTACCCATTGTTTCAATACCTAAAGATAAAGGTGTAACGTCTAATAACAATACATCTTTAACATCTCCAGATAAAACTCCACCTTGAATTGCAGCTCCTAAAGCAACAACTTCATCAGGGTTTACTCCTTTACTTGGCGCTTTTCCAAAGAATTTCTCAACAGCTTCTTGTACAGCAGGTATTCTTGTAGAACCACCAACTAATACAATTTCATCGATATCAGAAATAGTTAAATCAGCATTTTTTAAAGCAGTTTGACAAGGCTCAATAGTTCTTTTTATTAAATCGTCAATTAATTGCTCAAATTTAGATCTAGATAATGTTCTTACTAAGTGTTTTGGTCCGCTAGCAGTAGCAGTAACATAAGGTAAGTTAATTTCTGTAGATGCAGAAGAAGATAATTCAATCTTCGCTTTTTCTGCAGCTTCTTTTAAACGTTGTAAAGACATTGGGTCTTTACGTAAATCTAAATCTTCATCAGCTTTAAACTCTTCTGCTAACCAGTTAATGATTCTTTCATCAACATCATCACCACCTAAATGTGTATCTCCATCAGTAGCTAATACTTCAAAAACACCATCTCCTAATTCTAAGATAGAAACATCATGTGTTCCACCACCAAAATCAAAAACAACAATTTTTTTATCGTCGTTAGACTTATCTAAACCATAAGCTAATGCAGCAGCAGTAGGCTCGTTTATAATTCTTTTTACTTGTAAACCTGCAATTTCACCAGCTTCTTTAGTAGCTTGTCTTTGTGCATCGTTAAAATATGCTGGTACAGTAATAACTGCTTCAGAAACTTCAGTTCCTAAGTAATCTTCAGCGGTTTTTTTCATTTTTTGTAACACCATTGCAGAAATTTCTTGAGGCGTATATAAACGACCATCAATATCTACTCTAGGTGTATCATTATCTCCTTTTACTACTTTATAAGGAACTCTTGTTGCTTCTTGGGTAGATTCAGAAAATTTGTTACCCATAAAACGTTTAATAGAATAAACTGTTTTTGTAGGGTTTGTTACAGCTTGTCTTTTAG
The nucleotide sequence above comes from Polaribacter butkevichii. Encoded proteins:
- a CDS encoding LytR/AlgR family response regulator transcription factor → MNTLNAIIIDDEVNARENLRYLITEFCKNISIISEAKNVDEGVLLIKEHQPQLVFLDIEMPQKNGFHLLEAFDEIDFQIIFVTAYDQYAIKAFQVAALDYLLKPIDIERLQNAVEKASNLIATGGVNNRFNLLKNNRQKVKKIAIPYKSDYVILDLKNIFCIEADRMYAILYTEKGKKYVAAKKLSYYENLLCEENEFLRIHRSWIINSNAIKMYSKKEKCIQLKNDIKIPVSKSYKEEFEAIFFT
- a CDS encoding sensor histidine kinase, which codes for MNIIKKTYSKIVNIGIYNDAKKEHKKIRLLNAFCLTWGFSILLFISLDPFFSQNFLNSLKVHLFSFLAIILVFFLQKKQLYTLARVIYILALISVTFIFANFIEPLRLMENFYFVFPLIALVFIDKKWITISIMFICWLLYYVPFTLDTNLYPEKMMNPGLILAVFTGTYVILNYSKVLNKKSEERLLKSKQELELAYLELEERKKSELAHLQLKSLKAQMNPHFMFNAMNSIQSLVLKGDKHEAYNYLTKFASLIRENLNMSEKSFIEFDEELSLLKKYLELEKLRFREDFEYIIIGENSIEDIKIPSMIIQPFIENALKHGLLHKTEGIKKVKIEFSLNTVFKCIITDNGVGIKVSEEINKKNHNKEVSFSTKAIKERLALLKTYYNSDIGFEYENITEGTKVILKIPYSKE
- the dnaK gene encoding molecular chaperone DnaK, which encodes MSKIIGIDLGTTNSCVSVMEGNEPVVIPNAEGKRTTPSIVAFVEGGERKIGDPAKRQAVTNPTKTVYSIKRFMGNKFSESTQEATRVPYKVVKGDNDTPRVDIDGRLYTPQEISAMVLQKMKKTAEDYLGTEVSEAVITVPAYFNDAQRQATKEAGEIAGLQVKRIINEPTAAALAYGLDKSNDDKKIVVFDFGGGTHDVSILELGDGVFEVLATDGDTHLGGDDVDERIINWLAEEFKADEDLDLRKDPMSLQRLKEAAEKAKIELSSSASTEINLPYVTATASGPKHLVRTLSRSKFEQLIDDLIKRTIEPCQTALKNADLTISDIDEIVLVGGSTRIPAVQEAVEKFFGKAPSKGVNPDEVVALGAAIQGGVLSGDVKDVLLLDVTPLSLGIETMGNVFTKLIDANTTIPTKKSQVFSTAVDNQPSVEIHVLQGERAMAADNNTIGRFHLDGLPPAQRGIPQIEVTFDIDANGIIKVSALDKGTNKSHEIRIEASSGLSEEEIEKMRKDAEANADADKVAKETAEKVNGADSMIFQTEKQLKEFGDKLSADKKGPIEAALVELKAAHESKDLAQIDAAMEKINEAWKVASEEMYAAEQGAAGADAGAQQAQPEADAQGDNVEDVDFEEVK